GGACTCTTCCCCTAAAAGGCGCTATATCTCCGAACCCGACAAAGGCATTTATGACGCCATGAACAAGGGGATTTGCCTCGCTACCGGTGATGTGATTGGCATTCTTAACGCCGATGATTTTTACGCCGGGCCCAGTGTCCTGTCCAAAGTAGCCAAGGCCTTCGAAGACCCCGAAGTGGATGCGTGTTATGGGGATCTGGTTTATGTCAGAGAGACCCAAGTGATTAGTGACTCGTTATTAGTGATTGGTGAGACATCTTTAAAGAAAAAATCACCAATCACTGATCACCAATCACCGGCTTTCAAGATTCTCCGCTACTGGAAATCCGGCTCTTTCTCCCCCGAAAAGTTCAAATGGGGCTGGATGCCACCGCACCCGACGTTCTTTGTCCGCCGCTCTGTTTATGAACGTTTCGGCTTGTTCAATCTCGATCTCGGTTCTGCTGCCGATTATGAGCTGATGCTTCGCTTCCTTCTCAGGCACCGCATCAATGTTAAATATATTCCCGAAGTCCTTGTTTATATGCGTGTAGGTGGTGCCAGCAACGAATCCATCAAAGCTCGCATCAAGGCCAACCGCAACGATCGTAAGGCCTGGGAGGTAAATGGCCTCAAGCCCTATCCGTGGACGCTTTGGATGAAACCTCTCAGGAAAATTCCGCAGTATTTTTTGAGGCCACCAAAGGCGTAATTGGTGATCTGTGATTGGTGATTTGTTTTCTGATTTTGGACCAAAAAACCAATTTGTGTAATGAGTCGTGTCAGTCACTCGTTTCTCAAGGGAGGGGGAATGAGAAATCACAAGGACCTGGAGGTTTGGAAAAAAGCCATAGAACTCGCTACTGACTGTTATCGGGTAACAAATGGTTTTCCCATTGACGAGAAATACGGCCTGACTTCGCAAATGCGTCGAGCGGCTGTTTCCATCGCATCCAATATCGCCGAAGGGGCTGCGCGAACCAGTCAGAAAGAATTCCTGCAGTTTCTATCCTTCGCCGCAGGGTCGGCAAGTGAACTGAACACCCAGATCCTTATCTCAAGGCGGATAGGAATCGGCGATGCTGCAGATCTGGACGATTTGGAAGAGAAAACAAATCTGGCTTCAAGAATGCTTCAGGGCCTTATTAGATCAATCAGGAACAAAACCTGTGATTAGTTGTTGGTAATTTGTTGTTTGTTCCGAATAACTAATTACCAATCACGTATGACTGTTTTTTAAAAAAAGGAGGTAAGTGATTAAAGATTGGCACCAATTACTACTCACCAGTCACTAATCACGAATTCACCATGAAAAAAACCGCACTCATCACCGGCATCACCGGCCAGGACGGCGCCTATCTCGCCGAATTCCTGCTTAAAAAAGGCTACATCGTCCACGGCATCAAGCGCCGCACGTCGCTGTTCAATACCGATCGCATCGATCACCTCTACCAGGATCCGCACATCGAGAACCGCAATTTCATCCTCCACTACGGCGATCTCACCGACTCCACCAACTTGATTCGCATCATCCAGTTGGTACAGCCCGACGAAATTTATAACTTGGCGGCCATGTCTCACGTGGCGGTCTCCTTCGAGACCCCGGAGTATACCGCCAATGCCGACGGCATCGGAACGCTGCGAATTTTGGAAGCGATTCGTATCCTGGGACTGGAGAAAAAGACCCGCTTTTACCAGGCCTCCACCAGCGAGCTCTACGGTTTGGTGCAGGAGACCCCCCAGAAGGAGACGACTCCTTTCTACCCCCGCTCCCCTTATGCTGTCGCCAAGCTCTACGGTTACTGGATCACCGTCAACTATCGCGAGGCGTACGGCATCTACGCCTGTAACGGTATTCTCTTCAACCATGAATCGCCTTTACGGGGAGAGACCTTCGTCACCCGTAAGATCACCCGCGCCGTTGCTCGTATAGCCCTCGGTCTGCAGGATTGTCTCCATTTGGGCAACATGAACTCTCTGCGTGACTGGGGCCATGCCCGCGATTATGTGGAAATGCAGTGGCTGATGCTGCAGCAGGATAAGCCGGAAGACTACGTTATTGCTACTGGTGTTCAGTATTCCGTCCGTGATTTTGTCAATGCCGCTGCCAATGAACTTGGGATTACCCTGCGCTGGGAAGGCGAGGGGGTTGATGAAATCGGCATAGTGGAGAGCGTTAAGAGTGGGTCAGAACCGGGGAGGAGTAAGGAGTTAGGTGTTAGGTGTGAAGGCGATAACCCCTCACCCCTCACGTCTCACCCCTCACCCGGCGATATCATCGTCCGCGTCGATCCGCGCTACTTCCGTCCGACCGAGGTTGAAACCTTGCTTGGCGATCCGACCAAGGCCAAGGAAAAGCTCGGGTGGACACCGAGAACTTCTTTTGAGGAGTTGGTGGCCGAGATGGTACGGGGAGATTTCGAAGAAGCGCAGAAGGATGAACTTTGTCGGAGGCATGGGTTCAATACCTTCAATTACCACGAGTAAAGGCGATCTCTCGCCCGCTCCTTACAGTCGCTAGAGACGCAGAGTACGCAGAGAGATCATAAAATCTGGGTTTCTGGTTTAATCTCTGAGATCTCTGTGACTCGAGTGAGTAAAGCGAACGGGCGTGAGGCGATTTAAAAGGCGATCTCTCGCCCGCTCCTTACAGTCGCTAGAGGCGCAGAGTACGCAGAGAAATCATAAAATCTGGGTTTCTGGTTTAATCTCTGAGATCTCTGTGACTCGAGTGAGCAAAGCGAACGGGCGTGAAGCGGGTTTGGAGGGGGAATGGATTTCAAGGCAATTACATCAAAGATCATTGGTGCCGCGATAGCTGTTCACCGGGAACTCGGGCCTGGGCTTTTGGAGTCTGTTTATCAGACCTGCCTCGCCATCCAACTTCAGGAGGAAGGCCTTCATGTCCGAACAGAAGTGCCTGTTTCTGTGATGTACTGCGGTCGCACCATTACTGAGCATGGATTCCGCGTTGATATTCTGGTTGAGGATCAAATTGTAATTGAACTTAAGTCGGTGGAAAAGGTCCAACCTGTTTATATCAAGCAGTTGTTGACCTACTTGCGGCTTGCCGATAAGCCACTTGGTCTTCTGATTAATTTCAACGAGTCATTGGTTAAAAATGGGATTACTCGCGTTGCCAACGGCGTTGATATCTAAAT
This portion of the Syntrophotalea acetylenica genome encodes:
- a CDS encoding glycosyltransferase family 2 protein, with product MSLISIVTGTYNAASTLRGNLDCLNNQSLQPEHILVDGCSTDGTLDILKKDSSPKRRYISEPDKGIYDAMNKGICLATGDVIGILNADDFYAGPSVLSKVAKAFEDPEVDACYGDLVYVRETQVISDSLLVIGETSLKKKSPITDHQSPAFKILRYWKSGSFSPEKFKWGWMPPHPTFFVRRSVYERFGLFNLDLGSAADYELMLRFLLRHRINVKYIPEVLVYMRVGGASNESIKARIKANRNDRKAWEVNGLKPYPWTLWMKPLRKIPQYFLRPPKA
- a CDS encoding four helix bundle protein, with the translated sequence MRNHKDLEVWKKAIELATDCYRVTNGFPIDEKYGLTSQMRRAAVSIASNIAEGAARTSQKEFLQFLSFAAGSASELNTQILISRRIGIGDAADLDDLEEKTNLASRMLQGLIRSIRNKTCD
- the gmd gene encoding GDP-mannose 4,6-dehydratase, encoding MKKTALITGITGQDGAYLAEFLLKKGYIVHGIKRRTSLFNTDRIDHLYQDPHIENRNFILHYGDLTDSTNLIRIIQLVQPDEIYNLAAMSHVAVSFETPEYTANADGIGTLRILEAIRILGLEKKTRFYQASTSELYGLVQETPQKETTPFYPRSPYAVAKLYGYWITVNYREAYGIYACNGILFNHESPLRGETFVTRKITRAVARIALGLQDCLHLGNMNSLRDWGHARDYVEMQWLMLQQDKPEDYVIATGVQYSVRDFVNAAANELGITLRWEGEGVDEIGIVESVKSGSEPGRSKELGVRCEGDNPSPLTSHPSPGDIIVRVDPRYFRPTEVETLLGDPTKAKEKLGWTPRTSFEELVAEMVRGDFEEAQKDELCRRHGFNTFNYHE
- a CDS encoding GxxExxY protein, which encodes MDFKAITSKIIGAAIAVHRELGPGLLESVYQTCLAIQLQEEGLHVRTEVPVSVMYCGRTITEHGFRVDILVEDQIVIELKSVEKVQPVYIKQLLTYLRLADKPLGLLINFNESLVKNGITRVANGVDI